A stretch of DNA from Methylomicrobium lacus LW14:
CGGGTAACGTGATTGTCAATGTGAACGGTGAAACCTATCGGCCGCAGGCTAGGCGAGCGGAAAAGCCTGCGGCGAAGTCCAAACCGGTTAACGCCATGCCTTTGAGAACCGTGCGGGTGTCGCGTGGTAAAAACAAGCAGCAATTCGAGCAATTGATCGCGAAGACCGCCGATAAACATCAGGTCGATCCCAAATTGCTGCATGCGGTGATTCAGGCCGAATCCGCCTACAATCCGTCGGCGGTTTCATCGGCCGGGGCGGTGGGTTTGATGCAGTTGATGCCGGCGACCGCCGCGCGTTTCGGCGTGAACGACAGTTACGATCCGGTACAAAACATCGAGGGCGGTACGCGTTATCTGAAACACTTGCTGCACCTGTTCAATTCCGATTTGCGTCTGGCCGTAGCGGCCTATAATGCCGGCGAAAATGCGGTGATCAGGCACCATCACAACATTCCGCCCTATGCCGAAACGCAGCATTATGTCAGCGAGGTATTGGCCTTGCAGCAGAACCCGGATCAGATCCGCAGCTACTTTAGGAAAAGAGTTGGTCCTTGTGCGGGGCGGGTGCTTGAATGGAATGTGACGTGTAATTGAATGAGGGGTTGGCATACGGCGGGCCTTGACCGCTTTCTTTGATCAAAGTAGCCGGTCGCCGCTTCGAGTCTCATTGTCAATTCCAGATATAAAAGGGTTTAGATGAAAGTCTAAGCCCTTTTTTATGGCCTCATGATTTTGTTGAGAGAATACTGCGGGCCCTGTCATCTGGTTCCCGCACGCTGATCGGAATTACAACGGGACGCTGGCGCGTGGGAACCAGATAACGGCGTATGACGCGAATGTTGACCCTGGGCGGTTTGCTAATGTCAGTCATGCTGACCACATGCGCCATACAGAAAGGGTATGCTGAAACCATCTAACCCACAACCAAGGAGTCTCCAATGTCCGACGACTTAGATCAATTTCTGGGATCATTTGACCGCCCGCCGCCACCCGAAGTGGCGCCGCTGGTCCGCGATGGCAAGCGCTATGCTCAACATATCGGTACACATGACGATAGCATCGGCCAGAGCGGCGGACTGCTTGATGTCATCGACGATGCAACGGGAAAGTTGATTGCGACCATCAAGGTCTATGACAACGAGCGCAGCCCTGACCTGGAGGGCGACGTTCAAGATATATTCTTCGCGTCGATGGTATTTGATGCTTCGGGCAAACTCATCGTTACCGACGAAGTCGGGCGGTGCTTTGCCGTGGATGTTATCAAGGGTGAAGCGGTGCCATTGCCCTGATTTCGTGTTTCCCAACTCATCTTATTGCGCAGAGGCTGGGTTGAAAGGCTCGGTTCAGGCATTTATCTCGTTCCCGCGCGCTGCGTGGGAATGCCGGCTAAGACGCGCCAGCGTCGCGATTCAGTTGTTGAACGTACAGGTTAATAAATGCGGCGCTTGGTGTTCGTAGATAATATAGCGAGATCGGCCCATGAAGTCCTCCTCATTCAGTTCTCGTCCTCGCATGTCTGAGCGGGATTGTAACGGGACGCTGGCGCGTCCGCCCTGGATTCCCACGTGGCACGTGGGAACCAGATAAAAATGCGGTGCTTGGTGTTCGTAGATAATATAGTGAGATCGGCCCGCCCATGAAGTCCTCCTCATTGAGCTCTCGTCCCCGCATGCCTGATCGGGATTGCAACGGGACGCTGGCGCGTCCGCCCTGGATTCCCACGTGGCACGTAGGAGCCTGAAAAAGATTATCTCGTTCCCGCGCGCCGCGTGGGAATGCCGGCTAAGACGCGCCAGCGTCGCGTTTCAGTTGTTGAACATACAGGTTAAAAAATGCGGCGCTTGGTGTTCGTAGATAAAATAGCGAGATCGGTCTATGATATCTTCCTACTCAAGAAATATAAGAACGTTTTGGTTGAAAGGAAAAGAGATGGCAAACCTACTGGACTGGAATACTTTAGATCATAAAGTAAAAGCATATTTAGACCCAGAGAATGGTGTTGATACCGAGCAAAAGGCATTTCCTATTTTAATGGTCTCATCATTATTGAATGTTTCGGACGAAGAGGCTGAAGATTCAATAACAGACGGAGCAAAAGATCGCGGTGTTGATGCTGTCTTTGTAGACGATAGAGATGGAAGTAATTCTATTCATGTTTTTCAATTTAAATATGCAGCGAATTTTGATAACACAAAGAAAAATTTTCCAAGTGGGGAGATTGATAAATTAGTTTCATTTTTTGACGACCTCCTAGACCTTAACAAATCTTTGGAAAACACATGTAACCCGATTTTATGGAATAAAGTTCAAGAAATGTGGACAGCTCTAAATAAACCTAAGCCATCAATCGAGGTTCATTTTTGCGGCAATACTCTGCCTATGCAGGGTGATGAAAAAGTACGCGCAAATGTGTCATTGGGTAAGTTTAAGTATTTTAATGTTCATCATCATAGTCTTGACTCAATCGTCGAGATGTTTATTGATAAGAAGTCGATTGCAATTAATGATCAAATTCAGGTGGTAGACAAAGATTATTTTGATAGAACAGATGGTAGTATCCGTGGACTAATATGCACGGTTGAAGCGGGTGAAATAGTAAGAATTATCTCTGACCCAGAGAATCCCTCCTCAGTAAAAAAAGAAATATTTAATGACAACGTTCGCGTATATTTAAGTCGAACTAACAAAATTAACCGAAAAATAATTGAAACAGCGCTTTCTGAGTCAAATCCATTGTTTTGGTATTTAAACAATGGTATCACGATAACATGTGATTCTTTTTCATATCCTAAAGGCAAACGAGCCCCTATTGTCGAACTTAAGAATATACAGATTGTCAATGGTGGCCAGACGTCAAATGCGCTGTTTGAAGCTAGTCAGATAGCTCCAGAAAAACTAAATGA
This window harbors:
- a CDS encoding lytic transglycosylase domain-containing protein, which encodes MFIKPIKTRIALCALAFCSAPQADISIHINGQEFYSNQNGYTKIHPENVSGNVIVNVNGETYRPQARRAEKPAAKSKPVNAMPLRTVRVSRGKNKQQFEQLIAKTADKHQVDPKLLHAVIQAESAYNPSAVSSAGAVGLMQLMPATAARFGVNDSYDPVQNIEGGTRYLKHLLHLFNSDLRLAVAAYNAGENAVIRHHHNIPPYAETQHYVSEVLALQQNPDQIRSYFRKRVGPCAGRVLEWNVTCN
- a CDS encoding AIPR family protein is translated as MANLLDWNTLDHKVKAYLDPENGVDTEQKAFPILMVSSLLNVSDEEAEDSITDGAKDRGVDAVFVDDRDGSNSIHVFQFKYAANFDNTKKNFPSGEIDKLVSFFDDLLDLNKSLENTCNPILWNKVQEMWTALNKPKPSIEVHFCGNTLPMQGDEKVRANVSLGKFKYFNVHHHSLDSIVEMFIDKKSIAINDQIQVVDKDYFDRTDGSIRGLICTVEAGEIVRIISDPENPSSVKKEIFNDNVRVYLSRTNKINRKIIETALSESNPLFWYLNNGITITCDSFSYPKGKRAPIVELKNIQIVNGGQTSNALFEASQIAPEKLNDVLILVRIIETKSQPVSLAIAESTNSQTPIKGRDLRSNDDIQKKLEEAFEGMGFFYERKQSQHSDKPKSLRIDALTAGQSHLAYGLELPEVAKKDRGRIFSDLYDQVFTDELLADELLCSLKILNSIESFKKSLQSDIRKQGPFNADHLFLIDGAYHVLFAVAQICDARLINRLNEDDAIKLIPEAIEYIAKLVKATQEKEDSFSFNRYFKDAKTKTKIASYIQSQEKNECKSDSP